In Sphingomonas sp., a single window of DNA contains:
- a CDS encoding Ig-like domain-containing protein, with the protein MALAGGLFVFAPAQAMAASAGCTAINSFSGTFTVDSSGNGTDKFTDPGTQVLANGETVNYSWSGNTKGAYVYVIYTQNGGTTVAPNTLPQSTAVSGSGSFTFTGTMSGDYLQMGLSNYPPYDSNPIPNPSANGSSVQITVSCSASTTLGVTMAHSGNGVQGGSLAYTITPTIAGGATSTATLTAAFTLPSGMTYVSASGSGWICSGSGQSGSCTRNTSFAAGSGPPITLNTSFASNASSPLAPSTQLSGGGASNTATASDSTTVIATPRITAISPTSGPSSGGTSVTITGTGLSGTTSVVFGGTAASGFAINSGTQVTATAPAGTGTVDVRVTTAGGTSATSAADQFTYVAAPTASAYTAPGVAYGATGVTFSLASQVTNSPTSFAVGSSTTANGGSVSINNAGLVTYSAPPGYRGNDSFTYTASNGGGTSSPATVTVPVGNPTLSSSLTGSGTRGIALSGVQITTTGGTGPYVCSTTLASGALPAGTQLNSNCTVAGTPAASGAFGFTANVTDSSMPAGFTQTTGTLTLVIAAPGVTLSPSAGALPNATAGTSYSQSFSAGSGTAPYTYAVTAGALPSGLTLSGSTLSGVPTQTGTFNFAVTATDSATAGSGGPYSVSKSYSITVVAPTVVVGPASLANGTAGVAYSQSITASGGVAPYTYAVTAGALPAGLTLASNGTLSGTPSAGGSFNFTIAATDSATGTGAPFTGNRAYSLTIAAPTITLAPTTLPAGRAGQAYSQTLIASGGTGPYTFAVTAGALPPGWTLSSSGVLAGTATESNVFNFTITATDQSTGAGAPYSGSRSYTATVSSPSFTLTAPTLAGAYGVAYTGNFVAGGGTAPYTYYSSAGTIPPGLTLAANGTLSGTPTAAGTFTFTVIARDSTTGPGSPFAVGSGYSFTVSPPAAPTAGAVNATVAYNASATSITLALSGASATSVAVASPPAHGTATVNGLTIDYTPTAGYYGADSFTYTATNAGGTSAPATVSITVATPAAPVAANRSGVTIAYDSAGTAIDLSSSITGTHSSVAVATAPAHGTTSVAGDVVTYTPAAGYYGADSFTYTATGPGGTSAPATVTLSVANPSAPTVAGRSGVAVPYGSGGTAVDLSSSITGVHSSIAVATAPAHGTTSVAGDVVTYTPAAGYYGADSFTYTATGPGGTSAPATVTLTVAAPAAPTVTGRSGVAVANGSTGTAIDLSSSISGVHSSIAVATAPAHGTTSVAGDVVTYTPAAGYYGADSFTYTATGPGGTSAPATVTLTVAAPAAPTVTGRSGVAVANGSTGTAIDLSSSITGVHSSIAVATAPAHGTTSVAGDVVTYTPAAGYYGADSFTYTATGPGGTSAPATVTLTVAAPPAPVAADRSGVAVPYGSAGTAIDLSSAITGAHGSIAVATAPAHGTTSVSGNVVTYTPATGYYGADSFTYTATGPGGTSAPATVGLVIATPAAPTVVDRSGVEVPNASAGTAIDLSSAIAGVHTSIAIGTAPSHGTATVAGNVVTYVPAAGYYGADSFTYTATGPGGTSAPATVSVTVAAPAPPTAANRGGVAVEYNSTGTPIDLTTSVSGVYSSIAVASAPAHGSTSVSGNVITYTPARDSFGADSFTYTATGPGGTSTPATVSLTVATPPPPAAEPASSTVPAATAVQPGSNAEINLSELVNGNFTSIEIQTPPSHGTLTLRTISASPTGGVRPLAVTAVTAVYTPNLNYVGADSFSFVAVGPGGRSAPAAVTIQVVGAAPQAMPKTAETGDGQRVSVDLTAGALNGPFTAAAVVGMTPADAAVTQVVASGSGASQAYRLDIVPAARFGGKIVIQYTLSNAVGTSAPATVTVTVAARPDPTLDPNVRAVSDAQAEAARRFGRAQVANFMRRTEQLHNGGGSSKPQMGVSLASRDQRQIARVDPAFDAYATTITERMRMSGEDPALGPIARRGGAPFSGGGVPNTLPAGAARPVKAGTPIGAGAANGAPVLAADDGDHGDGQRRKGSVAIWSGGAIDIGTQDATSDRSKITATTSGLSTGADIKLAEGVLLGIGGGYSNDVSRIGGSAARVRSESRLVAAYASVTPVDGAFIDGMVGFGDLSFTTRRQVGSTNAIALGSRDGNFTLGALALGIDRAGGPLRWSLYARGEFLKADLGGYVESGAGRMDLRFDSRDVHSLTGTLGARLEMEQRYGALTMLPRVRFEWNHELQNADAQRLDYADIPGQSLYSISTLGWTRNQYQLTLGTRMLLPRNWTLDFEGGYRGGGQEMAGTLRISVGKEF; encoded by the coding sequence GTGGCGCTGGCCGGAGGGCTGTTTGTCTTCGCGCCTGCCCAGGCAATGGCGGCATCAGCGGGCTGCACTGCCATCAATAGTTTCAGCGGCACGTTCACGGTTGATTCGAGCGGGAACGGCACCGACAAGTTCACGGATCCGGGCACGCAGGTACTCGCGAACGGCGAGACGGTTAACTATTCCTGGTCTGGCAACACCAAGGGTGCGTACGTCTACGTCATCTATACGCAGAACGGCGGCACCACCGTCGCGCCGAACACGCTTCCGCAATCGACGGCGGTGAGCGGAAGCGGCTCGTTCACCTTCACCGGCACCATGTCCGGCGATTATCTGCAGATGGGCCTGTCGAACTACCCGCCCTATGATTCCAATCCCATCCCCAACCCGTCGGCCAATGGCAGCAGCGTCCAGATCACGGTCAGCTGTTCGGCGAGCACCACGCTTGGCGTGACGATGGCGCATAGCGGCAACGGCGTGCAGGGCGGATCGCTCGCCTACACGATCACGCCGACCATCGCCGGCGGCGCGACCAGCACCGCGACGCTCACCGCCGCCTTCACGCTGCCCAGCGGGATGACCTATGTCAGCGCTTCCGGCTCGGGCTGGATCTGCAGCGGGTCGGGCCAGTCGGGCTCGTGCACGCGCAACACCAGCTTTGCGGCAGGCTCCGGCCCGCCGATCACGCTGAACACCAGTTTCGCCAGCAACGCGTCGAGCCCGCTCGCACCATCGACGCAGTTGTCGGGCGGCGGCGCATCGAACACCGCCACGGCGTCCGATTCCACCACGGTCATCGCCACGCCCAGGATAACCGCGATCTCCCCCACGTCCGGGCCCAGCTCGGGCGGGACCAGCGTCACTATCACCGGTACGGGCCTGAGCGGCACCACCTCGGTGGTGTTCGGGGGAACGGCGGCATCCGGCTTCGCCATCAACAGCGGCACGCAGGTCACCGCGACGGCCCCGGCCGGCACCGGTACGGTCGACGTGCGCGTAACCACCGCCGGCGGCACCAGCGCGACCAGCGCGGCTGACCAGTTTACCTATGTGGCGGCACCGACCGCGTCGGCCTACACCGCTCCGGGCGTCGCCTATGGCGCAACCGGCGTGACCTTCAGCCTCGCCAGCCAGGTTACGAACAGCCCTACCAGCTTCGCGGTCGGATCGTCGACCACCGCCAATGGCGGTAGCGTCTCGATCAACAATGCGGGGCTGGTCACCTATTCGGCACCGCCCGGATATCGCGGCAACGACAGCTTCACCTACACGGCCAGCAACGGCGGCGGCACCTCGTCGCCCGCCACGGTGACGGTGCCGGTGGGCAACCCGACGCTGTCGTCCAGCCTGACGGGCAGCGGTACGCGCGGCATCGCGCTGAGCGGCGTGCAGATCACAACCACCGGCGGCACCGGGCCCTATGTCTGCAGCACCACGCTCGCTTCGGGCGCGCTTCCCGCCGGCACCCAGCTTAACAGCAACTGCACGGTCGCCGGTACGCCCGCCGCGAGCGGCGCGTTCGGCTTCACTGCAAATGTCACGGACAGCTCGATGCCCGCGGGATTCACGCAGACCACGGGAACGCTGACGCTCGTCATTGCCGCGCCGGGCGTGACCCTGTCGCCGTCAGCCGGCGCGCTGCCGAATGCGACTGCCGGCACGAGCTACTCGCAAAGCTTTAGCGCGGGCAGCGGCACGGCGCCCTACACCTACGCCGTCACGGCGGGCGCGCTCCCGTCGGGCCTGACGCTGTCGGGCAGCACGCTTTCGGGCGTACCGACCCAGACCGGCACTTTCAATTTCGCCGTGACCGCGACGGACAGCGCCACCGCGGGCAGCGGCGGCCCCTATTCGGTGTCGAAAAGCTATTCGATCACGGTGGTCGCGCCGACCGTCGTGGTTGGCCCGGCCAGCCTCGCGAACGGCACTGCCGGTGTCGCGTACAGCCAGTCGATCACGGCGAGCGGCGGCGTCGCGCCCTACACCTATGCGGTGACCGCGGGCGCGCTTCCCGCCGGGTTGACGCTTGCCAGCAACGGCACGCTTTCCGGCACGCCAAGCGCGGGTGGCTCCTTCAACTTCACGATCGCGGCGACGGATAGCGCAACCGGGACGGGTGCGCCGTTCACGGGCAATCGTGCCTATTCGTTGACGATCGCAGCACCGACGATCACGCTTGCACCGACTACGCTTCCGGCTGGAAGGGCAGGGCAGGCGTACAGCCAGACGCTGATCGCCTCGGGCGGTACCGGCCCCTATACGTTCGCCGTCACCGCCGGCGCACTGCCGCCGGGATGGACCTTGTCGTCGAGCGGCGTTCTGGCGGGCACTGCCACCGAATCCAATGTGTTCAACTTCACCATCACTGCTACCGACCAGTCGACTGGGGCCGGCGCTCCTTACAGCGGCAGCCGCTCCTATACGGCGACGGTTTCCAGCCCGTCCTTCACGCTCACTGCGCCTACCTTGGCGGGGGCGTACGGTGTGGCCTATACCGGCAACTTCGTCGCTGGCGGTGGCACTGCTCCCTATACCTATTACAGTTCGGCGGGGACGATCCCGCCAGGGCTGACCCTTGCGGCCAACGGCACCCTTTCGGGCACGCCCACCGCTGCGGGAACGTTCACCTTCACCGTCATTGCGCGGGATAGCACCACCGGTCCCGGTTCACCGTTCGCGGTCGGCAGCGGCTATAGCTTCACGGTCAGCCCTCCGGCCGCGCCGACGGCCGGGGCAGTCAATGCCACCGTTGCCTATAACGCATCGGCGACGTCGATCACGCTTGCGCTCTCGGGTGCATCCGCCACGAGCGTGGCGGTGGCATCGCCGCCCGCGCATGGCACGGCGACGGTAAACGGCCTGACGATCGACTATACGCCGACAGCCGGCTATTATGGTGCCGACAGCTTCACCTATACCGCGACCAATGCGGGGGGCACCTCGGCGCCCGCGACGGTGAGCATCACCGTCGCCACGCCCGCTGCGCCCGTCGCCGCCAATCGGAGCGGCGTGACGATCGCCTATGACAGCGCCGGCACCGCCATCGATCTCAGCAGCTCGATCACGGGAACGCACAGCAGCGTTGCCGTGGCGACCGCACCGGCCCACGGCACCACGAGCGTCGCGGGCGACGTGGTCACCTATACGCCTGCTGCCGGCTATTACGGCGCGGACAGCTTCACCTACACCGCCACCGGGCCTGGTGGGACCTCGGCCCCCGCAACCGTGACACTCTCCGTCGCGAACCCGTCCGCGCCGACGGTTGCCGGTCGCAGCGGCGTCGCGGTTCCGTATGGTAGCGGTGGCACGGCTGTCGATCTCAGCAGTTCGATCACGGGCGTCCACAGCAGCATTGCCGTGGCGACCGCACCTGCCCATGGCACGACGAGCGTCGCGGGCGATGTGGTCACGTATACGCCGGCTGCGGGCTATTACGGCGCGGACAGCTTCACGTACACCGCCACCGGTCCCGGCGGCACGTCCGCACCTGCAACGGTGACGCTGACCGTTGCCGCCCCGGCGGCACCGACGGTCACGGGTCGCAGCGGCGTCGCGGTGGCAAACGGCAGCACCGGGACGGCGATCGATCTCAGCAGTTCGATCAGCGGCGTGCACAGCAGCATCGCCGTGGCGACTGCGCCTGCGCACGGAACGACCAGCGTCGCGGGTGACGTGGTCACCTATACGCCGGCTGCGGGCTATTACGGCGCGGACAGCTTCACGTACACCGCCACCGGTCCCGGCGGCACGTCCGCACCTGCAACGGTGACGCTGACCGTTGCCGCCCCGGCGGCACCGACGGTCACGGGTCGCAGCGGCGTCGCGGTCGCAAACGGCAGCACCGGGACGGCGATCGATCTCAGCAGTTCGATCACCGGCGTGCACAGCAGCATCGCCGTGGCGACTGCGCCTGCGCACGGAACGACGAGCGTCGCGGGAGATGTGGTCACCTATACGCCGGCAGCGGGCTATTACGGCGCCGACAGCTTCACCTACACGGCCACCGGTCCGGGCGGCACGTCCGCACCGGCTACCGTAACGCTAACCGTCGCAGCCCCGCCCGCACCTGTTGCCGCCGATCGTAGCGGTGTTGCAGTTCCGTACGGGAGTGCCGGGACTGCGATCGACCTCAGCAGCGCCATCACCGGCGCGCATGGTAGCATCGCGGTCGCGACGGCACCTGCGCATGGGACGACCAGCGTGAGCGGAAACGTCGTCACCTATACGCCGGCTACCGGCTATTATGGGGCCGACAGCTTCACCTATACCGCGACGGGCCCGGGCGGCACCTCCGCCCCCGCCACGGTGGGCCTCGTGATTGCAACGCCGGCAGCCCCCACGGTCGTCGATCGGAGCGGCGTCGAGGTGCCGAACGCAAGCGCCGGCACTGCCATCGATCTCAGCAGTGCGATCGCGGGCGTGCACACCAGCATCGCCATCGGTACCGCGCCTTCGCACGGCACGGCGACCGTGGCGGGCAATGTCGTCACCTATGTGCCGGCCGCCGGCTATTACGGCGCGGACAGCTTTACCTACACCGCGACCGGTCCGGGCGGCACCTCGGCACCGGCAACGGTAAGCGTCACTGTGGCAGCGCCGGCACCGCCGACCGCGGCCAATCGCGGTGGCGTGGCGGTGGAGTATAACAGCACCGGCACGCCGATCGATCTCACGACGTCGGTATCCGGTGTCTATTCCAGCATCGCGGTCGCCAGCGCGCCAGCGCACGGCAGCACCAGCGTGTCGGGCAACGTGATCACCTACACCCCGGCGCGTGACTCCTTCGGTGCCGACAGCTTCACCTATACCGCCACCGGGCCGGGGGGCACCTCGACGCCCGCGACCGTGAGCCTGACGGTGGCGACGCCGCCCCCGCCTGCAGCGGAGCCGGCCAGCAGCACCGTTCCCGCAGCCACGGCGGTGCAACCCGGCAGCAACGCCGAGATCAACCTGTCCGAGCTCGTCAACGGCAACTTCACCTCGATCGAGATCCAGACACCGCCGTCGCACGGCACGCTGACGCTGCGGACGATCAGCGCGTCGCCGACCGGCGGGGTCCGCCCCCTCGCGGTGACCGCGGTGACGGCGGTCTACACGCCGAACCTGAACTATGTCGGCGCGGACAGCTTCAGCTTCGTCGCAGTCGGGCCGGGTGGCCGGTCGGCGCCCGCTGCGGTGACCATCCAGGTTGTCGGCGCCGCGCCACAGGCGATGCCGAAGACGGCGGAGACCGGCGATGGCCAGCGCGTGTCGGTCGACCTGACCGCCGGTGCGCTCAACGGACCGTTCACCGCCGCGGCAGTGGTCGGCATGACGCCGGCGGACGCGGCGGTGACCCAGGTGGTCGCCAGCGGCTCGGGCGCAAGCCAGGCCTATCGCCTCGACATCGTCCCGGCGGCGCGCTTCGGCGGCAAGATCGTCATCCAATATACCTTGAGCAACGCCGTGGGCACCTCCGCGCCGGCGACGGTCACGGTAACGGTGGCGGCGCGTCCCGATCCGACGCTCGATCCCAATGTTCGGGCGGTCAGCGACGCACAGGCGGAAGCTGCGCGACGCTTCGGGCGTGCACAGGTGGCGAACTTCATGCGCCGCACCGAGCAGCTGCATAATGGCGGCGGATCGAGCAAGCCGCAGATGGGCGTGAGCCTGGCCTCGCGCGACCAGCGCCAGATCGCGCGCGTGGACCCTGCCTTCGATGCATATGCCACGACGATCACCGAGCGGATGCGCATGTCGGGCGAGGATCCCGCGCTGGGGCCGATCGCCCGCCGCGGGGGCGCACCCTTCAGCGGCGGCGGCGTACCCAACACGTTGCCGGCCGGCGCGGCACGGCCGGTGAAGGCAGGTACTCCGATCGGTGCGGGTGCAGCGAACGGCGCCCCCGTCCTGGCCGCTGACGATGGCGATCATGGCGATGGCCAGCGTCGCAAGGGGTCCGTGGCGATCTGGAGCGGGGGTGCGATCGACATCGGCACGCAGGATGCGACGAGCGATCGGTCCAAGATCACGGCCACCACGTCGGGCCTCAGCACGGGTGCCGATATCAAGCTGGCCGAGGGCGTGCTTCTCGGCATCGGCGGGGGCTATAGCAACGACGTCAGCCGTATCGGCGGCAGCGCAGCGCGCGTCCGCAGCGAGAGCCGGTTGGTCGCGGCCTATGCCAGCGTGACACCCGTCGACGGTGCCTTCATCGACGGCATGGTGGGCTTCGGCGATCTGAGCTTCACCACGCGCCGGCAGGTCGGATCGACGAACGCCATCGCGCTCGGAAGCCGGGACGGCAACTTTACCCTCGGCGCGCTGGCGCTCGGGATCGATCGGGCGGGCGGGCCGCTGCGCTGGTCGCTCTACGCCCGGGGCGAGTTCCTCAAGGCGGATCTCGGCGGCTATGTCGAAAGCGGTGCCGGACGCATGGACCTGCGGTTCGACAGCCGTGACGTCCATTCGCTGACGGGCACGCTGGGTGCCCGGCTTGAAATGGAGCAGCGTTACGGTGCGCTGACGATGCTGCCGCGGGTCCGGTTCGAGTGGAACCACGAACTCCAGAATGCCGATGCGCAGCGGCTCGACTATGCCGATATCCCGGGCCAGTCGCTCTACAGCATCAGCACCTTGGGGTGGACGCGCAACCAGTACCAGCTCACCCTGGGCACGCGGATGCTGCTGCCGCGCAATTGGACGCTCGATTTCGAGGGCGGCTATCGCGGCGGCGGTCAGGAAATGGCGGGAACGCTCCGCATCTCGGTCGGGAAGGAGTTCTAA
- a CDS encoding phage tail protein: MSDPFVGQIMQVGFNFAPRGWSSCNGQIVAISQNQALFALIGTTFGGNGQTTFALPNAAGRSLLGLGQSTASGQTYVWGQIAGTETETLTIANMPAHNHTAVFNGIAGPTTATGSLQALSGQTNQTNAPAEGSLLANCANAGPSQVKIYVPAGTSGTPVNLGGVNITGGNFTPQGSVQVGIAGNNIPFSIMNPYLAVQTNIALTGIFPARN, encoded by the coding sequence TTGTCTGATCCATTTGTTGGTCAAATCATGCAGGTTGGCTTTAATTTTGCGCCGCGAGGCTGGTCGTCCTGCAACGGCCAGATCGTCGCGATCAGCCAAAATCAGGCACTGTTCGCGTTGATTGGCACCACCTTTGGCGGCAACGGCCAGACGACATTCGCCTTGCCCAACGCCGCGGGCCGGTCGCTTCTCGGGCTGGGGCAGAGCACGGCGAGCGGCCAGACCTATGTGTGGGGCCAGATCGCGGGCACCGAAACGGAGACCCTGACGATCGCCAACATGCCCGCGCACAATCACACCGCCGTCTTCAACGGCATCGCCGGGCCGACTACCGCGACGGGGTCGCTGCAGGCGCTCTCCGGCCAAACCAACCAGACCAACGCTCCGGCCGAGGGCTCCCTACTTGCGAATTGCGCCAACGCCGGCCCGAGCCAGGTCAAAATCTACGTTCCGGCAGGCACCTCCGGTACCCCGGTAAACCTTGGCGGCGTCAATATCACCGGGGGCAACTTCACACCGCAGGGGTCGGTCCAGGTAGGGATCGCCGGGAACAACATCCCCTTCTCGATCATGAATCCCTATCTTGCCGTGCAGACCAACATAGCGCTGACGGGGATCTTTCCGGCACGCAATTGA
- a CDS encoding DUF6916 family protein, whose product MLTPQDFEPWVGRKVRVATLPEAVEITLERIDRRSPMRGFDVREPFSLFFESPLDVYLIDGTYDLDCGKGGPHSILLTQLLPSDRRVYEAVFA is encoded by the coding sequence ATGCTTACACCGCAAGACTTCGAACCATGGGTAGGCCGCAAGGTGCGAGTGGCGACGCTTCCCGAGGCAGTGGAGATCACGTTGGAACGGATCGACCGGCGCAGTCCGATGCGCGGCTTCGATGTTCGTGAACCCTTCTCGCTGTTCTTCGAATCGCCGCTCGATGTCTATCTGATCGACGGCACCTATGATCTTGACTGCGGGAAGGGTGGGCCGCACTCGATCCTGCTGACGCAGTTGCTGCCTTCCGATCGTCGCGTGTACGAAGCGGTGTTCGCCTGA
- a CDS encoding GNAT family N-acetyltransferase, with protein sequence MRSCEIALRAASSEDLPVLAGLYAQLRMPELLFTPWPQAEKRAFFDAQFRLQHDHFVRQYPRADFWVALRDEVPVGRLYLDRSTLDWRIIDILLAPAWRERGIGSRLIAWVQQRAIAAGARGIGLAVAVDNRRAHALYARLGFSESDAGDGLHQPMWWQAPSALSA encoded by the coding sequence TTGCGAAGCTGCGAGATCGCGCTGCGCGCCGCCTCGTCGGAAGATCTTCCTGTGCTGGCCGGTCTGTACGCCCAGCTCCGCATGCCCGAGCTGTTGTTTACCCCTTGGCCGCAGGCAGAGAAGCGAGCGTTTTTCGACGCGCAGTTTCGTCTCCAACACGATCATTTCGTCCGGCAATATCCGCGCGCCGACTTCTGGGTCGCGCTGCGGGATGAGGTGCCGGTCGGCCGCCTGTATCTTGATCGCAGCACCCTCGACTGGCGCATCATCGACATTCTGCTTGCACCTGCTTGGCGAGAGCGCGGGATTGGTTCGCGGCTGATCGCCTGGGTCCAGCAACGCGCAATCGCTGCCGGCGCACGCGGCATCGGGCTGGCGGTCGCCGTCGACAATCGTCGTGCCCACGCCCTCTATGCACGCCTCGGCTTCAGCGAGTCCGACGCAGGCGATGGGCTCCACCAGCCAATGTGGTGGCAGGCGCCCTCAGCCTTATCCGCCTAG
- a CDS encoding aspartyl/asparaginyl beta-hydroxylase domain-containing protein: protein MRYIYPDRVRLPLTVDAARLRADLAILEAEAWTPHFVPQNYRGDWGVLPLRAPVGAEHPILMIAAQPDARDFVDAPPLRRAPYLRAVLAKFDCVLRSVRLMRLGPGSTIREHRDLGLCAEAGLVRLHVPIVTNSRVRFEVNRRPVVMAPGEVWYLRLSDPHRVDNAGADARIHLVIDAEMSPWLAAQLGG from the coding sequence GTGCGCTACATCTATCCCGATCGGGTCCGCTTGCCGCTGACCGTCGATGCCGCGCGGCTCCGCGCCGATCTCGCGATACTCGAAGCCGAAGCCTGGACGCCCCATTTCGTGCCGCAAAATTATCGTGGCGACTGGGGTGTGTTGCCGCTCCGCGCGCCCGTCGGCGCCGAACATCCCATTCTGATGATCGCGGCGCAGCCCGACGCGCGGGACTTCGTCGATGCGCCACCCTTGCGTCGCGCACCCTATCTGCGCGCGGTGCTCGCGAAGTTCGATTGCGTGCTGCGGTCCGTTCGCCTGATGCGGCTCGGGCCCGGATCGACGATCCGCGAGCACCGCGATCTGGGGCTCTGTGCGGAGGCGGGGCTGGTGCGGTTGCATGTGCCCATCGTCACCAATTCCCGGGTGCGGTTCGAGGTCAATCGTCGTCCCGTGGTAATGGCGCCGGGGGAGGTCTGGTATCTCCGCCTGAGCGATCCGCACCGCGTCGACAATGCCGGCGCCGACGCGCGCATCCATCTGGTGATCGACGCGGAAATGAGCCCCTGGCTGGCAGCGCAACTAGGCGGATAA
- a CDS encoding SDR family oxidoreductase: MASMENKVALVVGGAKGIGLAIAKALAAHGASVILTGRKRDEVLAAAEAIGPSAHGIVADAASQADLERAVSESFRHHGPIDALVLNAGLSEPATIAEETAEHFDRHFAVNVRGALFGIQAALPVLRDGASVVVIGSIADVMGVTPFSTYAATKAALRSYARSWAAELAPRAIRVNVVAPGPTDTDMMAAVSEEMRQALIAPIPLGRMARVDEVAAAAIFLLSDAASFTTGAELCVDGGMRQV, from the coding sequence ATGGCAAGCATGGAAAACAAGGTCGCGCTGGTGGTCGGCGGCGCGAAGGGAATCGGCCTCGCGATTGCGAAGGCCCTCGCCGCGCACGGCGCTTCGGTGATTCTTACCGGGCGGAAGCGGGACGAAGTTCTGGCGGCTGCGGAAGCGATCGGTCCGTCCGCGCACGGCATCGTGGCGGATGCTGCGTCCCAAGCCGATCTGGAGCGCGCGGTCTCCGAGTCGTTTCGCCATCATGGCCCTATCGACGCGCTCGTGCTCAACGCCGGCTTGTCCGAGCCGGCAACGATCGCCGAGGAAACTGCCGAGCACTTCGACCGGCATTTTGCGGTGAACGTGCGTGGCGCGCTGTTCGGCATCCAGGCGGCGTTGCCGGTACTGCGCGACGGGGCCTCCGTCGTAGTGATCGGGTCGATCGCCGACGTGATGGGGGTAACGCCGTTCAGCACCTATGCCGCCACCAAGGCCGCGCTACGCTCCTATGCGCGCAGCTGGGCGGCCGAACTGGCGCCGCGCGCCATCCGGGTCAATGTCGTCGCGCCAGGGCCTACCGACACGGACATGATGGCGGCGGTATCCGAGGAGATGCGGCAGGCGCTGATTGCCCCGATCCCGCTCGGCCGCATGGCCCGTGTGGACGAAGTCGCGGCGGCAGCGATATTCCTGCTCAGCGATGCCGCCAGCTTCACGACCGGCGCCGAGCTTTGTGTCGATGGCGGCATGCGGCAGGTATAA
- a CDS encoding helix-turn-helix domain-containing protein — protein sequence MARNTELEALSCKAMMDVPRIRPVLDKIADKWTIMILTVLCPQPARFNAIKRRLDGITHKSLADALKRLERHGLVTRTVLPTSPIGVEYTITPLGHSLREPFEALCTWALAHEQALAAATETYDQARED from the coding sequence ATGGCGCGCAATACCGAGTTGGAGGCACTTTCGTGCAAGGCGATGATGGACGTACCCCGCATCCGCCCCGTGCTCGACAAGATAGCGGACAAATGGACGATCATGATCCTGACGGTGCTGTGCCCGCAGCCGGCGCGCTTCAACGCGATCAAGCGCCGCCTGGACGGCATCACGCACAAGTCGCTCGCCGACGCGTTGAAACGCCTTGAGCGGCACGGACTCGTCACGCGTACCGTGCTGCCGACCAGCCCGATCGGCGTCGAATACACGATCACGCCCCTAGGACACTCGCTTCGCGAGCCGTTCGAGGCGCTCTGTACCTGGGCCTTGGCGCATGAGCAGGCGCTGGCAGCCGCGACGGAAACCTATGACCAGGCACGGGAGGACTAA